The Edaphobacter sp. 12200R-103 genome contains a region encoding:
- a CDS encoding AMP-binding protein, protein MRAHLASLVDDFRRNGDELAVVMHRGVRRHVTTYQQLADLAGRFSAELLRRGIAPGERVVLWAENSAEWIGVFFGCVLRGVLVVPLDAAGAPTFAQNVIQEVNPRLIITDAERAKALATELPILELAGMNRALPSEPDFTIDPTVTEGTPFQIVFTSGTTSEPKGIVHTHRNILANLQPIEKEIRKYLRYERLIHPLRFLHTLPFSHVFGQFMGLWIPSILSAEVHLVDGIEAQRMVPLIQRERISVLIAVPRILGLLQTYLLAAGLVRSSDVEATASLSAWRRWWRFRAVHRTFGWKFWAIISGGAALPADLELFWNRLGFALIQGYGMTETAALVTLNHPFRISRGSIGKPLSGDAVKVSDSGELLVRGDMVSTATWQQGKLQKHAVDWFATGDLAQQSSTGEFHFLGRKGETIVTSSGLNIFPVDLETAMMNQSGVRACAVVPCNFATGPEPVCIVIFDGDDAALQAAVRHANSEIAPYQQIRRILRWPQVSFPYTSTGKVLKRQIMDWACRILAGELSSTKAPSDPLFALISSLTGESIPNGRDDLRLSEDLHLDSLGRMQLASMIEQTTGTLVSDTEIAKAGTVGDLRHILGAPSAASPASAAPATSPPPPLTRAAAIETSSAVCQPLKYQYPRWPWSYPLHLVRTLFTEAVVRPLVGIFLAPRVIASVRLLPGPLLLVANHITVLDAPLILYALPFHLRRGVAIAMSGELLLDFHSGRRPRVPGRLLGPCAYWLMTALFNVFPLPRLQGFRESFAHAGDALDHNYSVLVFPEGTRSTTGQIAPFRPGIGLLAKQAEVSVLPVALIGMEKISSRRTRWFRSGALEVRVGEPVLWHPGKSASDWTAELESAVRQLHD, encoded by the coding sequence ATGAGAGCTCATCTTGCCAGCCTCGTGGACGATTTCCGCCGCAACGGCGATGAACTCGCTGTCGTCATGCATCGCGGTGTAAGGCGGCACGTAACAACCTACCAGCAGCTTGCAGATCTTGCAGGCAGATTTTCTGCAGAGCTGCTCCGAAGGGGCATCGCCCCCGGAGAGCGCGTCGTTCTCTGGGCGGAAAATTCGGCGGAGTGGATCGGCGTCTTCTTCGGATGCGTTCTGCGAGGCGTGCTTGTAGTACCGCTCGATGCCGCAGGCGCTCCCACATTCGCGCAGAATGTCATCCAGGAGGTAAACCCGCGCCTCATCATCACCGATGCGGAGCGTGCAAAGGCTCTGGCCACGGAACTCCCCATCCTCGAGCTTGCCGGAATGAATCGGGCGCTGCCGTCAGAGCCCGACTTCACGATCGACCCCACTGTAACGGAGGGCACTCCCTTCCAGATCGTCTTCACCTCCGGCACGACCTCGGAGCCGAAGGGCATCGTTCATACCCACCGCAATATCCTGGCGAACCTGCAGCCCATCGAGAAAGAGATCCGGAAGTATCTCCGCTATGAACGTCTGATCCATCCACTGCGCTTTCTTCATACACTTCCGTTCAGCCATGTCTTCGGTCAGTTCATGGGGCTTTGGATTCCTTCCATCCTCTCCGCCGAGGTACATCTGGTCGACGGAATCGAAGCGCAACGCATGGTTCCATTGATCCAACGGGAGCGGATCAGCGTTCTGATTGCTGTGCCCCGCATCCTCGGCCTTCTCCAGACTTACCTGTTGGCCGCAGGCCTTGTGCGCAGCAGCGACGTTGAGGCAACGGCCAGCCTCTCTGCATGGAGACGATGGTGGCGCTTCCGTGCAGTGCATCGAACCTTCGGCTGGAAGTTCTGGGCTATCATTTCCGGCGGGGCTGCATTGCCGGCCGATCTGGAACTCTTCTGGAACCGGCTTGGCTTCGCACTGATCCAGGGCTATGGCATGACTGAGACAGCGGCGCTCGTCACCCTCAATCATCCCTTCCGCATCAGCCGGGGAAGCATCGGAAAACCACTCTCTGGCGACGCGGTAAAGGTCAGCGACTCCGGAGAACTCCTCGTAAGAGGAGACATGGTCTCCACCGCGACCTGGCAACAGGGCAAGCTGCAGAAGCATGCAGTGGACTGGTTCGCCACCGGCGATCTCGCCCAGCAGAGCTCCACCGGCGAGTTTCATTTCCTTGGGAGAAAAGGAGAGACGATCGTCACATCCAGCGGACTCAATATCTTCCCCGTCGACCTGGAAACCGCCATGATGAATCAGTCGGGAGTTCGGGCCTGTGCCGTCGTTCCCTGCAACTTCGCCACCGGCCCGGAGCCCGTCTGCATCGTCATCTTCGACGGCGACGATGCAGCCCTTCAGGCCGCCGTTCGTCACGCAAACAGCGAGATCGCGCCTTATCAACAGATACGGCGGATACTGCGCTGGCCCCAGGTTTCCTTTCCGTACACCTCGACTGGCAAAGTCCTCAAACGCCAAATCATGGATTGGGCCTGCCGCATCCTCGCGGGAGAGCTCTCCTCCACGAAAGCACCCTCCGATCCGTTATTCGCGCTCATCTCCAGTCTCACGGGCGAATCCATTCCAAATGGCCGCGACGATCTCCGCCTCTCTGAAGACCTGCATCTCGACAGCCTTGGCAGAATGCAACTGGCATCCATGATCGAGCAGACGACCGGGACCCTTGTAAGCGATACCGAGATTGCGAAAGCTGGGACGGTTGGAGATCTACGGCATATCCTCGGTGCTCCTTCTGCGGCATCGCCAGCCTCTGCCGCTCCCGCCACATCTCCCCCGCCCCCTCTCACACGGGCTGCCGCGATCGAAACATCATCGGCTGTCTGTCAACCTCTCAAATATCAATATCCTCGGTGGCCGTGGTCTTATCCCCTGCATCTGGTTCGTACCCTCTTCACCGAAGCTGTCGTGCGCCCACTCGTTGGCATCTTCCTCGCACCGCGTGTCATCGCGTCAGTCCGCCTTCTTCCAGGCCCTCTGCTTCTTGTGGCCAATCACATCACGGTGCTGGATGCCCCGCTCATTCTCTACGCTCTACCCTTCCACCTGCGTCGCGGAGTTGCCATCGCCATGTCAGGCGAGCTTCTTCTGGACTTTCACTCAGGCCGCAGGCCACGAGTTCCCGGCAGATTGCTGGGACCGTGCGCCTACTGGCTCATGACGGCCCTCTTCAATGTCTTTCCACTGCCACGGCTCCAGGGCTTCCGCGAGAGCTTTGCCCATGCGGGCGATGCACTCGACCATAACTACTCCGTTCTCGTCTTCCCGGAAGGCACACGAAGCACAACCGGTCAGATTGCGCCCTTTCGCCCCGGCATCGGGCTACTCGCCAAGCAGGCTGAAGTCTCCGTTCTGCCAGTCGCCCTCATAGGCATGGAGAAGATCAGCTCACGAAGAACGCGATGGTTCCGCTCAGGAGCCCTCGAGGTACGGGTTGGAGAACCCGTTCTCTGGCATCCCGGCAAATCCGCCTCCGACTGGACAGCGGAACTAGAGTCAGCTGTTCGTCAGCTCCATGACTGA
- a CDS encoding arsenic transporter, which translates to MMLFHQVLLVLIVAVSIVLMLIRPKNIPEVYWVGAGALLLIVLRLIPLRLAGKAVEDGLDVYLFLTGMMLLSELAREHGVFDWLSSVAMRHAGGSGLRLFLLIYLAGTLVTACMSNDATAVVLTPAVLSVVRRSKADPVPHLFACAMVANAASFVLPISNPANLVVFHTGMPPLGRWLLFFGVPSLFSIIATFLVLRWYFRTPLSRPVEDQSEDHPLGSNGRFVVAGLGIVTGVLLTASALHRNLGLPTGLAAVAIVAVVSFKAKSNPLTPARHVSWSTLGLVAALFILVNAVESAGALEYIQGGLRWVERLPAVMGAFVTALTVGVANNVLNNLPVGLIAGAVLAQSQVKDLIVNAALIGVDLGPNLSVTGSLATILWLLALRRERLHVSFRDFLKVGVLAMPVALLASVFGLLLVERIW; encoded by the coding sequence ATGATGCTGTTCCACCAGGTTCTGCTCGTTCTGATTGTTGCGGTCAGCATCGTCCTGATGCTGATTCGACCTAAGAATATTCCAGAGGTGTATTGGGTTGGAGCTGGGGCCCTGCTACTGATCGTGCTGCGCCTGATACCGCTCAGGCTGGCGGGTAAGGCGGTTGAGGATGGGCTTGATGTCTATCTGTTTCTGACAGGAATGATGCTGCTCTCGGAGCTTGCGCGCGAACATGGGGTGTTCGACTGGTTGTCTTCTGTGGCGATGCGACACGCCGGGGGATCGGGCCTGCGGCTCTTCCTGCTGATCTATCTTGCGGGCACGCTGGTGACGGCCTGCATGTCAAATGATGCAACGGCCGTGGTACTGACGCCTGCGGTGCTTTCGGTAGTGCGACGGTCGAAAGCAGATCCTGTGCCACATCTCTTCGCGTGCGCGATGGTGGCGAATGCAGCATCGTTTGTGCTGCCGATCTCGAATCCGGCAAACCTGGTTGTATTCCATACAGGAATGCCTCCGCTTGGCCGCTGGCTGCTGTTCTTTGGGGTGCCTTCGCTGTTCTCGATTATCGCGACCTTTCTTGTGCTGCGATGGTACTTTCGCACGCCGCTGTCCCGGCCGGTAGAAGATCAGTCGGAAGACCATCCGCTAGGGAGCAACGGCAGATTCGTCGTTGCAGGCCTGGGGATCGTAACCGGGGTTCTGCTGACAGCATCCGCTCTGCACAGAAATCTTGGTCTACCTACCGGTCTTGCCGCGGTCGCGATTGTGGCAGTTGTGTCATTCAAGGCGAAGAGCAATCCGCTTACGCCTGCGAGGCACGTAAGCTGGTCGACGCTCGGGCTGGTTGCTGCCTTGTTCATTCTGGTAAATGCGGTGGAGTCGGCAGGCGCATTGGAGTACATCCAAGGGGGGCTCCGTTGGGTGGAGCGTTTGCCAGCAGTCATGGGGGCCTTCGTGACGGCGCTTACGGTGGGCGTTGCAAACAATGTTTTGAATAACCTTCCAGTAGGACTGATCGCCGGTGCTGTTCTGGCCCAGTCGCAGGTGAAGGATCTTATCGTCAATGCTGCGCTAATCGGTGTAGACCTGGGTCCGAATCTCTCCGTGACCGGATCGCTTGCGACGATCCTCTGGCTGCTTGCGTTGCGCAGAGAGCGGCTGCATGTCAGCTTCCGCGATTTCCTGAAGGTCGGTGTGCTGGCTATGCCCGTGGCGTTGCTTGCTTCTGTATTCGGGTTGTTGCTGGTTGAACGGATCTGGTAG
- the hrpB gene encoding ATP-dependent helicase HrpB, protein MDRKLSLPIDPLLPEIAGSLRQTPNLVLEAPPGAGKTTRVPPLVLTLVRGEVLVLEPRRIAARTAALRVAEEMGERLGDTVGYQVRFEEVSGPRTRLRYVTEGTLLRRMVADPELKGVDAVILDEFHERNLDGDFALALLNRLQQRRPELLILVMSATLDGAPVAAYLGNCPVLRSEGRMFEVTVTHLPYSPKPLANQVSDAVQLLIADENAGHILVFLPGTAEIRQAMRECQQVADKNDMLVLPLHGGLSVEEQDRVLKPAERKKLILATNVAETSVTVDGVTAVIDSGLARSSSASRWTGLPTLHLGRISKASAKQRAGRAGRTGPGRVLRLYAEEDYARRPEYDAPEILRSDLSGLCLAIRAMSVAGWKELEWLDAPPAVAVVNAEALLDRLGAVTGDAAARLARYPLTPRLSRIVEEAIRRSVADEGCVVAALLGSGLRMEGTNILDGLDRPPQDAVFHQHLRQLRRIVSARRQSGSRGNDDELLRSILIGFSDRVARKRAGKHLLLSNGVTAELQGTAPAGEFMVVLDVEDRSDRALPLVRMIAPIEPEWLIDLFPERIEERTTLDWNHSAERVETVSALVFDELVIEESRRIVKDEISSEMLCQKAMEVGIEGFVEKNALEGLLARAAFAGLDPPDVASAFRRMCEGLSSFAELRRVGDQFVPMVEEMLDRRLLRERAPERIRLAGGREVRVHYERDKAPWISSRLQDFFGMKETPTLGRDRTPVVIHLLAPNQRAVQTTTDLAGFWERLYPEVRRTLMRRYPRHQWPERP, encoded by the coding sequence GTGGACCGGAAATTATCCCTGCCAATCGATCCGCTTCTTCCTGAGATCGCCGGTTCGCTTCGACAGACTCCAAATCTGGTGCTGGAAGCCCCGCCTGGAGCAGGAAAGACAACGCGTGTCCCGCCGCTGGTGCTAACCCTGGTGCGGGGCGAGGTGCTCGTGCTGGAGCCGAGGAGAATCGCTGCACGTACGGCTGCCTTGCGCGTGGCCGAGGAGATGGGGGAGCGGCTGGGAGATACTGTCGGCTATCAGGTGCGCTTTGAAGAGGTCTCCGGTCCGCGAACGCGCCTGCGGTATGTGACCGAGGGGACGCTTCTGCGGCGGATGGTTGCGGACCCGGAGCTGAAGGGCGTCGATGCTGTCATCCTGGACGAGTTCCACGAGCGAAATCTGGATGGCGATTTTGCTCTTGCTCTTCTAAACCGATTGCAGCAGCGCCGACCTGAACTGTTGATTCTTGTGATGTCGGCGACGCTTGACGGCGCACCTGTGGCTGCGTACCTGGGAAATTGTCCGGTACTGCGATCAGAAGGCCGGATGTTTGAAGTTACGGTGACGCATCTGCCCTATTCTCCCAAGCCGCTTGCGAACCAGGTGAGCGATGCCGTGCAGCTGTTGATTGCGGACGAGAATGCTGGGCACATTCTCGTCTTTTTGCCGGGAACAGCGGAGATTCGGCAGGCGATGCGCGAGTGCCAGCAGGTTGCGGATAAAAATGACATGCTGGTTCTGCCGCTGCATGGTGGACTTTCCGTCGAGGAGCAGGACCGTGTATTGAAGCCGGCAGAGCGAAAGAAGCTGATTCTGGCTACCAATGTAGCGGAGACCTCGGTGACGGTGGACGGAGTGACAGCAGTGATCGACAGCGGATTGGCGCGCTCGTCGAGCGCTTCACGCTGGACGGGCCTTCCGACACTGCACCTTGGAAGAATCAGCAAGGCATCGGCAAAGCAGCGAGCGGGCAGGGCAGGGCGCACGGGACCGGGACGTGTTCTGCGACTGTATGCGGAGGAGGATTATGCGAGACGTCCGGAGTACGATGCGCCGGAGATTTTGCGAAGCGATCTCTCAGGTCTATGCCTGGCGATACGGGCAATGAGTGTAGCCGGATGGAAGGAGCTTGAGTGGCTGGATGCGCCTCCTGCGGTCGCGGTGGTAAACGCCGAGGCTCTGCTGGATCGTCTGGGTGCAGTGACAGGCGATGCGGCGGCCCGGCTGGCGCGCTATCCTCTGACGCCCCGGCTGTCCCGCATCGTTGAAGAAGCGATCAGGCGAAGCGTAGCTGACGAGGGGTGCGTGGTGGCTGCTCTATTGGGTTCGGGACTGCGGATGGAGGGGACTAATATTCTTGACGGGCTGGACCGCCCACCACAGGATGCGGTGTTTCATCAGCACCTGAGGCAACTGCGCCGGATTGTTTCGGCGCGGAGGCAGAGCGGATCGCGGGGCAATGATGACGAGCTGTTGCGGTCTATCCTTATCGGTTTCTCCGATCGTGTGGCGCGAAAGAGAGCAGGGAAGCATCTACTGCTTTCAAACGGCGTGACTGCCGAGCTTCAGGGGACCGCCCCAGCGGGTGAGTTTATGGTTGTGCTCGACGTGGAGGACCGGAGTGACCGGGCGCTTCCGCTTGTCAGAATGATTGCTCCGATCGAGCCGGAGTGGCTGATCGACCTGTTTCCGGAACGCATTGAAGAGCGCACCACGCTTGATTGGAACCACTCTGCGGAACGGGTGGAGACAGTGAGTGCGCTGGTCTTCGATGAGCTGGTGATCGAGGAGAGCAGGCGAATCGTTAAGGACGAGATCTCGAGCGAGATGCTCTGTCAGAAGGCGATGGAGGTCGGGATTGAGGGCTTTGTCGAGAAGAATGCGCTTGAAGGACTGCTGGCGCGAGCCGCATTCGCCGGATTGGACCCGCCGGATGTTGCTTCTGCGTTTCGCCGGATGTGCGAAGGATTGAGCAGCTTTGCGGAGTTGCGGCGGGTAGGGGATCAGTTTGTACCCATGGTGGAGGAGATGCTCGACAGGCGGCTTCTGCGAGAGAGAGCGCCGGAGCGTATTCGTCTGGCTGGCGGCCGTGAGGTCAGGGTTCATTATGAGCGCGACAAGGCGCCGTGGATTTCGTCGCGGTTGCAGGATTTCTTTGGCATGAAGGAGACGCCGACTCTGGGTAGGGACCGCACGCCAGTGGTGATCCATCTGCTTGCGCCAAACCAGCGGGCGGTACAGACGACGACAGACCTGGCGGGCTTCTGGGAGCGGCTTTACCCTGAGGTGCGGCGGACGCTGATGCGAAGGTATCCGAGGCACCAGTGGCCGGAACGCCCGTGA
- a CDS encoding chemotaxis protein CheX gives MVQPTVSPVGASGIDDFVATITDTAILDQTVEEVLGLMMGVPVAISETAVSPSNTPVTLTAVIGLAGALSGAFTVVVDEAGAKQITACMMGIEVTSIDDTVFDGLGEIANILAGAWKSKISPLSSACLLSVPTVVAGTHYDIHRKTSTFRLARSYRFGDSIFSITLYGEQP, from the coding sequence ATGGTGCAACCCACAGTTTCGCCCGTTGGCGCCTCCGGCATCGACGACTTCGTCGCCACCATCACCGACACCGCCATCCTCGATCAGACCGTAGAAGAAGTTCTCGGTCTCATGATGGGAGTTCCCGTTGCCATCTCTGAGACTGCCGTCTCTCCATCCAACACACCCGTCACTCTCACGGCCGTCATCGGCCTGGCTGGAGCCCTCAGCGGAGCCTTCACCGTCGTGGTCGACGAAGCCGGCGCAAAGCAGATAACCGCTTGTATGATGGGCATCGAAGTCACCTCCATCGACGACACCGTCTTCGACGGCCTGGGAGAGATCGCCAACATCCTGGCCGGAGCCTGGAAATCGAAAATCTCCCCGCTCAGCTCCGCCTGCCTGCTCTCCGTTCCTACCGTCGTCGCCGGAACCCACTACGACATTCATCGGAAGACCTCGACCTTTCGCCTGGCCCGTTCCTATCGCTTCGGCGACTCTATCTTCAGCATTACTCTTTACGGCGAACAACCCTGA
- the gltX gene encoding glutamate--tRNA ligase: protein MTTDMTTASTEKNIRVRIAPSPTGDPHVGTAYIGLLNYIYARQRSGKFILRIEDTDRTRFVPTSEQMIFDSLRWLGLSWDEGPDVGGPFGPYRQSERTAIYKQHSDLLLESGKAYRCFCTPEELEAVRKQQIAAKLPPRYPGTCRRLTPEQLQQHLASGKPYTVRLAVPPNGADLTSSTTFRDELRGEITFEHNNVDDQVLLKSDGFPTYHLANVVDDHLMEITDVIRAEEWISSTPKHVLLYKAFGWDIPRFWHMPLLRNLDKSKISKRKNPVSLIYYRDSGYLPEAVINFLGLMGGGMPAEINDGTEQFTLAEMVENFVFNNIRVGGPVFDLTKLKWLNGEYLRKLTPEEFFLAVRERVFGDSYLRQISTLMQTRIETLAQFGDLTGFFFSDNVVPSQEIFLPKKRTLEETLAFAQDQLVTLEASDWTHDSLEQALKKLGEEKTWSVKENFMLLRTIITGSATSPPLLESMIVFGKARSLDRVRRFLDAQKKLASQKK, encoded by the coding sequence TTGACCACAGACATGACCACGGCCAGTACAGAAAAAAACATTCGCGTCCGCATCGCTCCTTCGCCCACGGGCGACCCCCACGTAGGCACGGCCTACATCGGGCTTCTCAACTACATCTATGCCCGTCAGCGCTCGGGCAAGTTCATCCTTCGCATCGAGGACACGGACCGCACGCGCTTCGTTCCCACCTCCGAACAGATGATCTTCGACTCTCTTCGCTGGCTCGGGCTCAGCTGGGACGAGGGACCCGACGTAGGAGGACCATTTGGTCCCTATCGTCAGTCCGAGCGAACTGCCATCTACAAGCAACACTCCGACCTGTTGCTCGAAAGCGGCAAGGCGTACCGCTGTTTCTGTACTCCGGAGGAGTTGGAAGCCGTAAGAAAGCAGCAGATCGCAGCAAAGCTGCCGCCGCGTTATCCCGGCACCTGTCGCCGCCTCACGCCAGAACAGCTCCAGCAGCATCTTGCTTCGGGCAAGCCGTATACCGTGCGTCTGGCCGTGCCCCCCAACGGAGCAGACCTTACGTCCTCCACCACCTTCCGCGATGAGCTTCGCGGCGAGATCACCTTCGAACACAACAACGTCGACGATCAGGTTCTGCTCAAGTCCGACGGCTTTCCGACCTATCACCTCGCCAACGTCGTCGACGATCACCTTATGGAGATCACCGACGTTATTCGTGCGGAAGAATGGATCTCCTCTACCCCCAAGCATGTCCTGCTCTACAAGGCCTTCGGCTGGGATATCCCACGCTTCTGGCATATGCCGCTGCTGCGCAATCTTGATAAATCCAAGATCTCCAAGCGCAAAAATCCTGTTTCCCTCATCTACTACCGCGATAGCGGCTACCTGCCCGAAGCCGTCATCAACTTCCTCGGCCTGATGGGCGGAGGCATGCCGGCTGAGATCAACGACGGCACCGAGCAGTTCACCCTGGCCGAGATGGTCGAGAACTTCGTCTTCAACAACATCCGTGTCGGCGGCCCCGTATTCGATCTCACCAAACTCAAGTGGCTGAATGGTGAGTATCTGCGCAAGCTCACCCCCGAAGAATTCTTCCTCGCGGTGCGCGAGCGTGTCTTCGGTGACAGCTATCTCCGCCAGATTTCTACACTCATGCAGACTCGCATCGAAACCTTGGCACAGTTCGGCGATCTGACTGGCTTCTTTTTCTCCGACAACGTTGTCCCCTCTCAGGAGATCTTTCTTCCGAAGAAGAGGACACTTGAGGAGACGCTTGCCTTTGCGCAGGATCAGCTCGTCACGCTCGAAGCCTCGGACTGGACCCATGATTCCCTGGAACAGGCATTAAAGAAGCTCGGTGAAGAGAAAACCTGGTCAGTCAAAGAAAACTTCATGCTGCTCCGCACCATCATCACGGGCAGCGCTACTTCCCCACCGCTGCTTGAAAGCATGATCGTCTTCGGCAAGGCGCGTTCTCTCGATCGGGTCCGTCGCTTCCTGGATGCCCAGAAAAAGCTCGCTTCCCAGAAGAAGTAA
- a CDS encoding SelT/SelW/SelH family protein encodes MKEGLPKIEIEYCTQCRWLLRAAWTAQELLTTFQDEIGEVALQPGTEGIFEVRIGSDVLWSRAQQQRFPEMKELKQLIRDRIAPNRDLGHSDRPATVP; translated from the coding sequence ATGAAAGAAGGCCTGCCGAAGATCGAAATCGAATACTGCACGCAATGTCGATGGCTTCTTCGCGCTGCCTGGACTGCACAGGAGTTACTGACGACGTTTCAGGATGAGATTGGAGAGGTCGCTCTGCAGCCGGGTACCGAAGGCATCTTTGAGGTTCGCATCGGTTCCGATGTCCTATGGTCGCGTGCTCAGCAGCAGAGATTTCCGGAGATGAAAGAGCTCAAGCAGCTTATCCGCGACCGTATCGCTCCCAATCGCGACCTTGGCCATTCCGATCGTCCGGCAACGGTGCCGTAA
- a CDS encoding trehalose-6-phosphate synthase, with translation MRILSIRLIIALILGVTFVSLVSSWSDVQDEKNALRRDLQYKAETLGESLASSAEIYLSNGDTARLEQQVQRFSHRDHLLGIGIYGTDGSTIVMTRELGSLLSRTPDALSEALAQDRPETRFTRLHFTRVYLLAAPLHSASKDVIGGIVVVYDTGYIRSQIFGVWGRVFMRIAGQVLVIVAITLLILRWTLVGPIARAAQWMKTLRTGKQGVQPPSKDLDFLLPLAKEMAPLAESMQRAREAAETEARLRNTNESQWTAQRLAEHVRSKLEGSNLFVVSNREPYIHNWQGNTITVTVPASGLVTAIEPILCACNGTWVAQGSGSADAETVDSHDRIQVPPDDPKYTLRRVWLSAAEEEGYYYGFANEGLWPLCHMAHTRPTFRASDWDFYNKVNERFADALVEEMAGEENPVVLIQDYHFALLPRMIKDRVPHARVAIFWHIPWPNPEAFSICPWQRELLDGLLGADLIGFHVQAHCNNFLNTVDRVLEARVDWEHFSVKRNDHLSLVLPFPISVELTEDVSDAPSLHSAEEERSAIISELGIEATFLGVGVDRVDYTKGIVERFQAVESFLERHPRYQGKFTFIQIGAPTRSNIPRYAEFQREVEFEANRINDRFKRGKWRPIVFLNRQHSHQEVRRYYRAAHVCMVTSLHDGMNLVAKEYIAARSDERGSLILSRFTGAARELHDAIIVNPYDIQATGQAIARVLEMDVSEIVDRMQRMRRTVKEHNIYWWAGSLIGELCGLRLKR, from the coding sequence ATGCGGATTCTAAGTATACGTCTGATTATTGCGTTGATCCTCGGAGTCACCTTTGTCTCTCTGGTCTCCTCCTGGTCCGATGTCCAGGATGAAAAGAACGCTCTCCGCAGGGATCTGCAGTACAAGGCAGAAACCCTGGGCGAGAGTCTCGCCAGCAGCGCCGAGATCTATCTTTCGAATGGCGATACTGCCCGTCTCGAGCAGCAGGTGCAGCGCTTCAGTCATCGCGACCATCTGCTTGGCATTGGCATTTATGGCACCGATGGATCAACAATCGTAATGACAAGGGAGCTCGGATCCCTTCTCTCCCGTACACCCGATGCACTTTCAGAGGCTCTCGCGCAGGATCGTCCCGAGACCAGGTTCACTCGTCTTCACTTCACCCGTGTCTACCTTTTGGCTGCGCCGCTTCACTCCGCCAGCAAAGATGTCATTGGCGGAATCGTCGTCGTGTATGACACCGGCTACATCCGTTCGCAGATCTTCGGAGTCTGGGGCCGTGTCTTCATGCGTATCGCCGGCCAGGTTCTTGTTATTGTGGCCATCACGCTGCTCATCCTGCGCTGGACACTCGTCGGTCCCATCGCCCGCGCAGCGCAGTGGATGAAGACCTTGCGCACAGGCAAGCAGGGCGTTCAGCCTCCCTCGAAGGACCTCGATTTTCTGCTGCCGCTGGCAAAAGAGATGGCGCCGCTGGCCGAAAGTATGCAGCGCGCCAGGGAAGCCGCCGAGACCGAAGCCCGGCTTCGCAATACGAACGAATCCCAGTGGACCGCACAGCGGCTGGCAGAGCACGTGCGCAGCAAGCTCGAGGGCAGCAACCTCTTCGTCGTCTCCAATCGCGAACCCTACATTCACAACTGGCAGGGCAACACAATCACCGTCACGGTTCCGGCCAGCGGCCTCGTCACCGCCATCGAGCCCATCCTCTGTGCCTGCAACGGCACCTGGGTCGCGCAGGGCAGCGGCAGCGCCGATGCAGAGACCGTCGATAGCCACGACCGCATCCAGGTTCCTCCTGACGATCCAAAATATACCCTGCGACGCGTGTGGCTAAGCGCAGCCGAGGAAGAAGGCTACTACTACGGCTTTGCCAACGAGGGCCTGTGGCCTCTCTGCCATATGGCGCATACTCGTCCCACCTTCCGGGCCTCCGACTGGGACTTCTACAACAAAGTCAATGAGCGCTTCGCCGACGCCCTCGTCGAAGAGATGGCAGGCGAGGAGAATCCGGTCGTCCTCATTCAGGACTACCACTTCGCTCTTCTGCCGCGCATGATCAAGGACCGCGTTCCTCACGCGCGCGTTGCTATCTTCTGGCACATTCCGTGGCCGAACCCTGAAGCGTTCAGCATTTGCCCCTGGCAGCGTGAACTTCTGGACGGTCTACTTGGAGCAGACCTCATCGGATTCCACGTACAGGCTCACTGCAATAACTTCCTCAACACAGTCGATCGCGTCCTCGAGGCCCGCGTCGACTGGGAACACTTCTCCGTCAAGCGCAACGATCATCTTTCGCTGGTCCTTCCCTTCCCCATCAGCGTGGAGTTGACCGAAGACGTCTCCGATGCACCGTCGCTGCACAGCGCCGAGGAAGAACGCAGCGCCATCATCTCTGAGCTTGGCATCGAAGCCACCTTCCTCGGTGTCGGCGTAGATCGCGTCGATTACACCAAGGGAATTGTCGAGCGCTTCCAGGCTGTCGAATCCTTCCTGGAGCGACATCCCCGCTACCAGGGCAAATTCACTTTCATCCAGATCGGCGCACCAACGCGAAGCAACATTCCCCGCTACGCCGAATTTCAGCGTGAGGTTGAATTTGAAGCCAATCGCATCAATGATCGCTTCAAGCGCGGCAAGTGGAGACCCATCGTCTTCCTGAATCGCCAGCACTCCCATCAGGAGGTCCGCCGATACTATCGCGCTGCTCACGTCTGCATGGTCACCTCGCTGCACGACGGCATGAATCTCGTAGCGAAGGAATACATCGCCGCACGCAGCGACGAACGTGGCTCGCTGATCCTCAGCCGCTTTACCGGAGCAGCGCGAGAGCTCCACGATGCCATCATCGTAAACCCCTATGATATTCAGGCGACCGGCCAGGCCATCGCCCGTGTGCTCGAGATGGATGTCAGCGAGATCGTCGACCGCATGCAGCGCATGCGCAGAACCGTCAAGGAACACAACATCTACTGGTGGGCAGGCTCTCTCATTGGAGAGCTCTGCGGACTGCGCCTAAAGCGCTAG